One segment of Nyctibius grandis isolate bNycGra1 chromosome 11, bNycGra1.pri, whole genome shotgun sequence DNA contains the following:
- the LOC137669061 gene encoding cytochrome P450 1A4-like, which produces MTAAMSLVGSQGVVSATEVLLVAAVFCLVFLLIQSLQQQHVPPGLKSPPGPRGYPILGNVLELRKDTHLVLTRLSQKYGDVMQVRIGTRPVVVLSGLDTIKQALVKQGEDFMGRPDLHSSQYISNGQSLAFSPDSGEVWKARRKLAQNALKTFSVAPSPTSSSTCLLEEHVSKEADYLVTKLLQLMEKEKSFDLNKYLVVSVANVICAMCFGKRYDHNDQELLSVVNLSNEFGDVASSGNPADFIPVLQYLPSRTMQLFKDINRRFNLFVQKIVQEHYTSFDKEHIRDITDSLIEHCQEKSTGEDARVSLSNEKIINIVNDLFGAGFDTVTTALSWSLMYVALYPDIQKRIQEELDQTIGQERRPRLSDRGTLPYTEAFILEMFRHSSFLPFTIPHSTTKATVLNGYYIPKDTCVFVNQWQVNHDEKLWKDPSTFNPKRFLNAAGTEISRTESDKVLSFGLGKRRCIGESIGRWEVFLFLATMLQQLEFSLRPGADVDITPQYGLTMKYKRCECFQIKKRFPMKSSP; this is translated from the exons ATGACGGCTGCGATGTCGCTGGTGGGAAGCCAAGGCGTTGTCTCGGCCACCGAGGTCCTCCTCGTGGCTGCCGTCTTCTGCCTGGTTTTCCTGCTCATCCagtccctccagcagcagcacgtgCCCCCGGGGCTGAAGAGCCCCCCGGGACCCCGAGGCTACCCCATCCTCGGCAACGTGCTGGAGCTGAGGAAGGACACGCACCTGGTCCTGACCAGGCTGAGCCAGAAGTACGGGGACGTGATGCAGGTCAGGATCGGCACGCGGCCCGTCGTGGTGCTGAGCGGGCTGGACACCATCAAGCAAGCCCTGGTGAAGCAAGGGGAAGACTTCATGGGGCGCCCTGACCTCCATAGCTCCCAATACATTTCGAATGGCCAGAGCCTGGCCTTCAGCCCCGACTCAGGGGAGGTGTGGAAAGCCCGCAGAAAGCTGGCCCAGAACGCCCTGAAGACCTTCTCCgttgcccccagccccacctccTCTTCCACCTGCCTACTGGAGGAGCACGTCTCCAAGGAGGCTGACTACCTGGTCACCAAGCTCCTGCAGCtgatggagaaggagaagagcttTGACCTTAACAAGTACCTGGTGGTCTCTGTGGCCAATGTCATCTGTGCCATGTGCTTTGGCAAACGTTACGACCACAATGACCAAGAGCTGCTCAGTGTGGTGAACCTCAGCAATGAATTTGGGGATGTGGCTTCTTCTGGCAACCCCGCTGACTTCATCCCTGTGCTCCAGTATCTTCCAAGTCGCACCATGCAGCTCTTTAAGGACATCAACCGGCGTTTCAACCTCTTTGTGCAAAAAATTGTCCAGGAGCATTATACCAGCTTTGATAAG GAGCACATTCGGGACATCACGGACTCGTTGATTGAGCACTGCCAGGAGAAGAGTACAGGGGAGGATGCCCGGGTCTCGCTCTCCAATGAGAAGATCATCAACATTGTCAATGACCTCTTTGGGGCAG GCTTTGACACTGTGACAACTGCCTTATCCTGGAGCCTCATGTATGTTGCCTTGTACCCCGACATCCAGAAGAGGATCCAGGAAGAACTAG ACCAGACCATTGGCCAGGAGAGAAGACCAAGGCTGTCGGACCGGGGCACACTGCCCTACACAGAAGCCTTCATCCTGGAGATGTTCAGGcactcctccttcctgcccttcacCATCCCGCACAG CACGACAAAAGCGACGGTGTTGAACGGCTATTACATCCCCAAGGACACCTGCGTGTTTGTCAACCAGTGGCAAGTGAATCACGATGA GAAGCTTTGGAAGGACCCCTCAACCTTTAACCCCAAGCGGTTCCTCAATGCCGCGGGGACCGAAATAAGCAGGACGGAGAGCGACAAAGTGCTGTCTTTCGGCTTGGGGAAGAGGCGATGCATCGGGGAGTCCATCGGCCGGTGGGAGGTCTTCCTCTTCTTGGCCAccatgctgcagcagctggagttcAGCCTCCGCCCCGGGGCGGACGTGGACATCACTCCTCAGTACGGACTGACAATGAAATACAAGAGGTGCGAGTGCTTCCAGATTAAGAAGCGTTTCCCCATGAAAAGCTCCCCATAA